One stretch of Schizosaccharomyces pombe strain 972h- genome assembly, chromosome: III DNA includes these proteins:
- a CDS encoding steroid oxidoreductase superfamily protein, which yields MTLASTMPIIYSASDAAKWKVAVSPYLYQLSNLKLLFTGKLNFADFYYNTNPFVVGLLLSFILGNVLWGVSVWTKNTSQVDRLWPILPTAFSLHFLFYGLGYNIASRRLMIMAFLQTLWSARLTYNYYRKGGYNRGAEDYRWVRVRQIMPKWIYPLFHYFYIHIFQVLHLYLLASPTYIAMLAGNERAFGAWDWIALELFMFMFVLEMLADQQQWDYYEARNHYNVDKTVPPRFKYDLLSLGRGFNATGLFRWSRHPNFLAEQLIWLSFYLFGAIASESLLNWTIFAWLGLVGVFQGSTRLTEKMSCEKYPLYRVYQDKVGRFFPRLDGSHWDIVDDDASLKED from the coding sequence ATGACTTTGGCATCCACCATGCCAATTATTTATTCGGCATCTGATGCCGCAAAATGGAAAGTTGCAGTATCTCCTTACCTGTATCAACTGAGCAATTTGAAGTTACTGTTTACTGGAAAGTTGAATTTTGcagatttttattataatacGAATCCATTTGTTGTAGGACTACTTCTCTCATTTATTTTGGGAAATGTGCTTTGGGGAGTGTCTGTTTGGACGAAAAATACATCGCAAGTGGATCGGCTATGGCCAATTCTGCCAACGGCTTTTTCCTTGCATTTTCTGTTTTATGGTTTGGGATACAACATTGCTTCGCGAAGATTAATGATTATGGCATTTTTGCAGACTCTATGGTCCGCGCGTCTTACTTACAATTATTACCGTAAAGGAGGTTATAATCGAGGAGCAGAGGACTATCGTTGGGTGAGAGTTCGCCAAATCATGCCTAAATGGATATATCCATTATTCCACTATTTTTACATTCATATCTTTCAAGTGCTCCACCTATATTTGCTTGCATCTCCCACGTATATTGCCATGTTGGCTGGAAACGAACGAGCATTTGGAGCATGGGATTGGATAGCACTCGAGCTTTTCATGTTTATGTTTGTGCTAGAAATGCTAGCCGACCAACAGCAATGGGATTACTATGAAGCGCGAAATCATTACAATGTCGACAAAACCGTGCCACCTCGGTTTAAGTATGACTTGTTGTCGCTTGGACGTGGTTTCAATGCTACAGGGCTCTTCCGATGGAGTCGCCATCCCAACTTTTTAGCAGAACAACTTATTTGGCTTTCATTTTATCTATTTGGAGCGATCGCTTCAGAATCACTATTGAATTGGACGATTTTTGCATGGCTTGGACTAGTGGGCGTTTTTCAAGGCTCGACCAGACTTACCGAAAAGATGTCCTGTGAAAAATATCCGTTATATCGAGTGTATCAAGATAAAGTCGGCCGCTTTTTTCCTCGATTAGATGGTAGTCATTGGGATATTGTGGATGACGATGCATCATTAAAGGAGGATTAA